CCACGACATCCAGCCGTTCCTGGTCGCCGACGCGGTGGCCGACTTCTCCGCCGGCGACCACCGGCTCGCCCTGGAGTACGCCGCCAGGCGCTGCGCGATGGTGGTCACCGCCAAGGGGGTCCTCGCATGAGACCGGACACCGTACGGCCGGACATCCTGCAGCGGGTGCTCGCGCCGCAGCCGCCGCCCGCCTTCGCCCTGCTGTACCGGCCCGAGACGACCGGCCGGGGAACGCTGGAGGTACTGCTCGGCGAGGTCACGACACCGGCCACGCTGGATCGGATTCCGCTGACCGGGCCGGGTGGGCCGACCGGATCGACGCAGGACGGCGCCCGCCACGAGGTGCTGGCGGTCGTCCCCTACCGGCAGATCGCCGAGCGTGGCTTCGAGTCCACCGACGACGGCTCCCCGCTGATCGCCATCACCGTGACCGAGCAGGCCACCGTGGAACTCGCCGAGGCACTGGCGCGGATCCCGGACACGCCCATCGTGCTGGCCGGCGGTCACTTCGACATCGACGACGACGAGTACGCCGACATCGTCCGCCGGGTGATCGCCGACGAGATCGGCCGGGGCGAGGGGGCGAACTTCGTCATCAAGCGGTCCTTCGTCGCCGACATCACCGGCTACACGCCGGCCGCCGCGCTGACCTTCTTCCGCCGTCTGGTGGAGCGCGAGACGGGCGCCTACTGGACGTTCGTGGTGCACACCGGCGAGCGGACCTTCGTCGGCGCCACTCCGGAGCGGCACATCAGCCTCAGCGACGGCGTCGCGGTGATGAACCCGATCAGCGGCACCTACCGCTACCCGGCCTCCGGGCCGACACTGCCCGAGGTGATGGACTTCCTCGCCGACCGCAAGGAGACCGACGAGCTCTACATGGTGGTCGACGAAGAGCTCAAGATGATGGCCCGGATCTGCGACTCCGGTGGCCGGGTGGTCGGACCGTACCTCAAGGAGATGGCCCGGCTGGCGCACACCGAGTACTTCATCGAGGGCCGCAGCGACCGCGACCCGCGCGAGATCCTGCGCGAGACGATGTTCGCGCCCACCGTCACCGGCAGTCCGCTGGAGAGCGCCGCCCGGGTCATCGGCCGGTACGAGCCCGCCGGCCGCGGCTACTACAGCGGCGTGGTCGCTCTGATCGGGCGGGACGGGCGGGGTGCTCGCACCCTGGACTCCTCGATCCTGATCCGCACCGCGGACATCGACCGCTCCGGCCGGCTCTCCATCGGTGTCGGCGCCACGCTGGTCCGTCACTCCGACCCGGCCTGCGAGGTCGCCGAGACCCGGGCCAAGGCGGCCGGCCTGCTGGCGGCACTGGAGGCCGACGGGCCGCGGAGCTTCGCCGACCACCCGAGCGTGCGTGCCGCCCTGGAGCGGCGCAACCGGTCCATCGCGGACTTCTGGCTCGCCGAGGGCGGGTCCGGGAGCCCGCACCCGGAGCAACTCGCCGGGCGCCGGGTGCTGGTGATCGACGCCGAGGACACCTTCACCTCGATGATCGAACACCAACTGCGGTCGCTCGGACTGGAGGTGGCGGTGCGCCGGTTCGACGAGCACTACTCCTTCGACGGGTACGACCTGGTGATCGCGGGTCCCGGACCGGGTGACCCGCGGGCGACCGACCACCCCAAGATCGCCCATCTGCGGTCCGCGGTGCTGGAGCTGCTCGACCAACGGCGGCCGTTCCTCGCGGTCTGCCTGAGCCACCAGGTGCTGAGCAGTCTGCTCGGCTTCGAACTCGTCCGCCGCGACGTCCCGAACCAGGGCGTCCAGCGGGAGATCGACCTGTTCGGCTCCCGCGAGCGGGTCGGCTTCTACAACACCTTCGCCGCCCACAGCGCGCGGGAGGAGGCCGAGGCCGGGCGGGTGGGGGTGATCGAGGTGAGCCGCGACCCGGAGAGCGGTGAGGTGCACGCGCTGCGTGGCCCGCACTTCGCCTCGATGCAGTTCCACGCCGAGTCGGTGCTGACCCAGGACGGTCCCCGGATCGTCGCCGGTCTGATCACCGAGGTACTGCACGCGACCGCGGTGTCGGCCGGGTGAGGGACCTCGTCCCCGGGCACCGGGCGGGCTTCGGCCCGGCCGGTGCCGCCCTCTCCCGCCCGCCGGGCGGTGACGCCGGCCGGCCGGTGGCCGTGGGCTCCGGAGGAGCCCGGGGGCCTCACCCGGCCCGTGCACAAGGACCCCCGGGGGTCCCCGTCCAAGAAGGACGCGGCTGCCCCCGCGGGGAGGACCCCGCGGGGGGCAGCCGCGTCCGGCTCACCTCACCGCGCCGGCGGGTCGTCCTGCGGGCCCGCCAGCTGCCGGGACAGCTCCAGCCTCTTGACCTTGGTGGTGGCGGTGTGCGGCAGTTCGTCCAGCCGGCGCTGCACCGGTTCCGCCAGCGCCGGCAGACCGGCGACCGCCGCACGCCACCGGGCTGGGTCCAGCGGCCGGTCCTCGCGCAGGCACACCACGGGTATCGGGGCACCGCTCCCACCGGGGACGATGATGACCTCGAGCAGCTCCGGGAGCCTGGTGAAGAGCTTGTCCTCGATCTCCAGGGTGCTGCTGATGCCCGGGATCTCGTCGACCTCCCGATCCAGCAGGTGCAGGCAGCCCCACTTGGTGCGGTAGCCGAGGTCGCCCATCCGCCACCAGCCGTCCGGGGAGAACTGGTCGTCGAACCGCTCCTGCTCGCCGAAGTACGTGACGATCTGCCCGCCGCTGCGCACCTCGATGTGGCCCGGCGAGCTCTTGGTCGGCGGCAGTCCGTCCCGGCTCACCACCCGTACCTCGGTCATCCCGGGGAAGGTCCGGCCCACGCACCTGCCGTCGGCGCCGGCCCGGTGGCGCCGGGTGTAGGTACGGGCGGCGATGGCACCGGTCTCGCTCTGCCCGTACGTCTGCGCGAAGAACGGCATGGTCCGCCTCGACGCCCCCAGCAGGGTGTCCACGGTACGGGGGTGGATGGCGTCGAAGGTGTTGCTGAAGCACCTGACCTTCGCGAGCGGCTCGGCCGGATGGTCCGCCAGCGTCTCCCAGTGCAGCAGCGTGTTGGGGTGGGACTCGATCACGCCCGGGGGAACCCGGGCGAACAGCTCGGCCGCACGAGCCGCGTCGTCGTCCCGCATCACGATGAGCGGATGGCCGCGCAGGGCGAACAGCGCCGTTCCACTGATCATCCGGGAGTGTGCGAACGAGACGTGGACGGCGACGGGTTCACGCCGTCCCACCGGGGCCAGGAGCACCGACTGCGGGCGGCAACGGGCCTGGATCGTGATCCCGGTCTGGACCGCGAGCTTCGGCAGGCCGGTGGTTCCCGACGTGTGGGTGATGAGCGCGGGCAGGTCCTGCGGCATGGTCACCGGAGGCACGCGTTCGGCCCCCGCCAGGGACGCGAGGGACGTCCCGCCCGGGAAACCGCCGACCGCCACCAGCACCCGTTCGGTCGACCCGAACACCTCGGGGGGGAGTTCCTGCTCCAGTTTCACCTGGTCGGTGACGAGCGTGGGGCGTCCCAGCCGCTGGAGCAGCCGGGTGACGGTGGCGCCGTCCAGCTTCGGCGAGAGCAGCACCGGCACCCCGCCGACGCGCGCGACGCTGTAGGCGAGCAGGGAGATGTCGAAGCTGTCCGACTTGTGGATGACCACGCGTTCGCCGGGCCGCACCTGTGCCGCCCAGAGCCGGGAGGCGAAGTCGTCGACCAGTTCGGCGATCTCCGTCAGGGTCACCCGGCGGCCCAGCTCGGGCGCGATGTCGAGATCGTGGTCCAGGTAGACGGGGCTCGCCGGGTGGCGTGCGGCCGCCCGGTCGAAGACCGTACCCAGCTGGATGCCCTTGTTGCCGAGCCGTTGCAAGAACATGCGTCTCTTCCCGTTCGGTAGGTCTCGGAACGCCGTGTGCCCGGTCCTCGGCCGCCCGGGGATCCCTCCGGCCGGTCGGATGCCGGGCGCATCGCGGCCCACGAGGTCGGGCCCGAGGAGCAGCGGTCGGCGACCTGGCGCTCGGGCGTCCGGCGCAAACCGGCGCACCACCGCATGCCGAGCAGTCGCACGGGTCACCCGACTCCGCGCGGCAGGTCCCCGGTCGGTGGTCGAAGGAATTTCGCCGTCCCATCCTCCGGCGGCGGTTCGATGACGCCAACGGAGAACACCGCACTGTGTCAACTCGGTCCCGGCAACCCGTTCACCGGCCCCGTCCGGCCGCCGGACACCGTCGTGCCCGGTGCCGTCCAGGCCCCGGTGCGGTCACTTGACAAGGTCGGGCGGGACGTATTGCCCGGCCCCTCCCGCCCGCGGGAGGCTTGGCCGCGCCGAGGCCGCGTTCCCCGCGGCGTTCCCGACGCCTTTTCCTTCGACGTTCCTTCGACGTTCCTTCGACGTTCCGTCCGGTGGCCCCGCGGCATGTCCCTTCGACTTCGCCCCGGACGCGGCGGGTGGTACCGAGGCCTTGAGGAGGCAGGCCCCGGCCGCGGGCAGCCCACCCCGTCCGCAAGGGGCGCGGCTCCTCCACGGGCCCTTCCGGACGGCCCGCCGCGGGCGCATGTCCGCCGGCGGGTGCCGAAGCACCCCGAACGCGGGCACGCCCGCAGCGCATCGCCCCGCGCTCCCAGCTCCGATCGGCGCCGTCTTCCACAGGGGCGCGCATCGCACAGGAGAGGACACATGACCGCCAGCACCTACCGTCCGGCCCGTCCGGCCGACGGCCGATGGATCGACGATTGGCGCCCTGACGACCCGCGGTTCTGGAACGGTCCGGGCCGCCGCATCGCCCGCCGGAACCTGATCTGGTCGATCCTCTCCGAGCACCTGGGTTTCACCGTCTGGACGCTGTGGAGCGTGGTCGCGGTCGAACTCGGCGACCACGCCTTCTCCACCGACCAGTTGTTCTGGCTGGTCGCCCTGCCCAATCTGGTCGGCGCCCTGCTGCGGGTGCCGTACACCTTCGCGCCGGCCCGGTTCGGCGGCCGCAACTGGACCGTGGCCAGCACCCTGCTGCTGATCATCCCGGCCGGCCTGCTCGGCATCACCGTCCACGACCCCGACACGCCGTACTGGGTGTTCCTGCTGGCCGCCGCGACCGCCGGGGTCGGCGGAGGCAACTTCGCCTCCAGCATGGCCAACATCACCCACTTCTACCCGAGGTCGAGACAGGGCGCCGCACTCGGCCTCAACGCGGCCGGCGGGAACATCGGCGTCAGCTCGGTCCAGGTGGTCGTGCCCTGGGTCATCACCGGCTTCGGCCTCGCCGCGGCCGGCCTGGTGTGGCTGCCGCTGATCCTGCTCGCGGCGTACGGGGCGTTCCGGGGCATGGACAACCTGCGCGGTGCCAGCTCCACCGCGGCGGACCAGCTGCGGGTCGCGGGCAGCACCGACACCTGGATCCTGTCGGTGCTCTACGTGGGCACCTTCGGTTCCTTCATCGGCTACGCGACCGCGCTGCCGCTGCTGATCGAGGTGGAGTTCCCGGAGGCGGGCCTCGCCAGGGTCGTCCTCCTCGGCGCCCTGATCGGATCCTGTGCCCGGCCGGTCGGCGGCCGGCTGGCCGACCGCTGGGGCGGCGCCCGGGTGACGCTGTGGAACTTCGCCGTGATGGCAGTGGGCGCGCTCGGTGTCGTGGTCTCGCTGCGGGTCCACGGCTACCCGCTCTTCCTCGGCTCGTTCCTGCTGCTGTTCGTCACCGCGGGCATCGGAAACGGGTCCATCTACCGAATGATCCCGGCTGTCTTCGCCGCCCGCTCGGCCCGGCTCCGGCAGCCACCGGACCCTGCCGGCGAACAGGCCGCGGCCGCCCGGGGCCGGCGCGACAGCGCCGCGGCACTGGGCATCACCTCGGCGATCGGCGCTCTTGGTGGTTTCGTGGTCAACCGGGCCTTCGGCACATCGGTCGCGGCCACCGGGACCACCGGGGGCGCGCTGCTCGTCTTCGCCGGCTTCTACCTGGGCTGCCTGGGTCTGACCTGGCTCCGCTACCTGCGGCGCGGCGCAGCCACCCGCTCGGTGCCGGCCCGGGTGGACCTCCGTGTCTGAGCCCGGACCGGGGGCGTTCGGACCCGGGCCGGCACCGCAGACGCCGCCCACCGCGACGCACTGCCCGTACTGCGCGCTGCAGTGCGGCATGTGGCTGGAACCCGGACCGGACGGCAGGACCACCGTCCGGCCCCGGGCGCTGGCCATCCGCCCGGGCGGCCCACCGGGCCGGGCCGCACTCTGCCAGAAGGGCTGGACCTCGGTGGAACTGCTCGACTCGCCCGAACGGCTGCGCACCCCGCTCGTCCGCCGTGCCGGCGAGCTCCTCCCCGCCTCCTGGGACGCGGCCATGGACCTGATCGTCCGGCGGATCCGGGAGATCCAGCGGCAGGCCGGCCCGGACGCCGTCGCGGTCTTCGGCGGCGGCGGTCTGACCAACGAGAAGGCCTACGCCCTGGGCAAGTTCGCCCGGGTCGCGCTGGGCTCCGCCAACATCGACTACAACGGCCGGTTCTGCATGTCATCGGCCGCCGCCGCGGCCAACCGGGCCTTCGGCCTGGACCGGGGCATGCCCTTCCCCCTGGCCGACGTCGCCGAGGCCGACGCAATCCTGCTGGTCGGCTCCAACCCGGCCGAGACCATGCCCCCCTTCACCCAGCACCTGGTGGCGGGCGGTGCGCTCGTCGTCGTCGACCCGCGCCGTACCCCCACCGCCGAACAGGCCGCCCTGCACCTCCAGCCGACCCCCGGCACCGACCTGGCCCTCGCGTGCGGACTGCTGCACATCGCCATCGCGCTCGGGCACCTCGACGAGAAGTACATCGCCCGCCGCACCACCGGCTTCGACGAGGTCCGCCGGGTGGTCGCCAACTACTGGCCGGAGCGGGTGGAGCGGATCACCGGCGTACCGCTGCCCGACCAGCGGCGGGCCGTCCAGATCCTGGCCGGCGCCGAGCGGGCGATGGTGCTCACCGCACGGGGCGCGGAGCAGCACAGCAAGGGCACCGACACCGTGTCGGCCTTCGTCAACCTGGCCCTGGCCCTCGGCCTGCCCGGCACCCCCGGCTCCGGCTACGCCTCCCTGACCGGTCAGGGCAACGGCCAGGGCGGCCGCGAGCACGGCCAGAAGGCCGACCAGCTGCCCGGCTACCGCCGGATCGACGACCCCGCGGCCCGGCGGCACATCGCCGAGGTCTGGGACGTGCCGGAGGCATCCCTGCCCGGCCCCGGGCGCAGCGCGTACGAGCTGCTGGACTCGCTGGGCACCCCGGCCGGACCGCGCGGGCTGCTGGTCTTCGGCAGCAACCCCGCCGTCTCCGCCCCCAACGCCCGGCACATCGGGGAGCGGCTGCGCTCGTTGGAGCTGCTGGTCGTCTCCGACCTGGTCCGCAGTGAGACCGCCGAACTCGCCGACGTCGTCCTGCCGACCACGCAGTGGGCCGAGGAGGACGGCACGATGACCAACCTGGAGGGCCGGGTGCTGCGCCGCCGCAGGATGCGGCCTCCGCCGCCCGGCGTCCGCACCGATCTGGAGGTGATCGCGGACCTGGCCGCCCGGCTGGGCCACGCCGCGCGCTTCCCCGCCGAGCCCGAAGCCGTCTTCGAGGAGCTGCGCCGGGCCAGCCGCGGCGGGATCGCGGACTACTCGGGCGTCAGCTACCGCCGGATCGAAGAGGAGGACGGCGTTTACTGGCCGAGCCCGCAGCCCGCGGAGGGCACGGCCCCGGGCGGCGCCGGCAGTGCCGCCGGAGGCACACCGCGGATGTTCCTGGACGCCTTCGCCCACCCGGACGGCCGTGCCCGGTTCGTCCCGGTCGAGTACCGTCCCGCGGCGGAGGAGCCCGACGAGGAGTACCCGCTGTACCTGTCCACCGGCCGGATCATGCAGCACTACCAGAGCGGTGCCCAGACCCGTCGGGTGCCGACCCTCCTGGCGGGCGCGCCCAGGCCGTTCGTCGAGCTGCATCCCGACCTCGCGGCCGGCCTCGGCATCGAGGAGGGGCAGCCGGTACGGGTGG
This is a stretch of genomic DNA from Streptomyces sp. TG1A-8. It encodes these proteins:
- a CDS encoding class I adenylate-forming enzyme family protein produces the protein MFLQRLGNKGIQLGTVFDRAAARHPASPVYLDHDLDIAPELGRRVTLTEIAELVDDFASRLWAAQVRPGERVVIHKSDSFDISLLAYSVARVGGVPVLLSPKLDGATVTRLLQRLGRPTLVTDQVKLEQELPPEVFGSTERVLVAVGGFPGGTSLASLAGAERVPPVTMPQDLPALITHTSGTTGLPKLAVQTGITIQARCRPQSVLLAPVGRREPVAVHVSFAHSRMISGTALFALRGHPLIVMRDDDAARAAELFARVPPGVIESHPNTLLHWETLADHPAEPLAKVRCFSNTFDAIHPRTVDTLLGASRRTMPFFAQTYGQSETGAIAARTYTRRHRAGADGRCVGRTFPGMTEVRVVSRDGLPPTKSSPGHIEVRSGGQIVTYFGEQERFDDQFSPDGWWRMGDLGYRTKWGCLHLLDREVDEIPGISSTLEIEDKLFTRLPELLEVIIVPGGSGAPIPVVCLREDRPLDPARWRAAVAGLPALAEPVQRRLDELPHTATTKVKRLELSRQLAGPQDDPPAR
- a CDS encoding MFS transporter, with the translated sequence MTASTYRPARPADGRWIDDWRPDDPRFWNGPGRRIARRNLIWSILSEHLGFTVWTLWSVVAVELGDHAFSTDQLFWLVALPNLVGALLRVPYTFAPARFGGRNWTVASTLLLIIPAGLLGITVHDPDTPYWVFLLAAATAGVGGGNFASSMANITHFYPRSRQGAALGLNAAGGNIGVSSVQVVVPWVITGFGLAAAGLVWLPLILLAAYGAFRGMDNLRGASSTAADQLRVAGSTDTWILSVLYVGTFGSFIGYATALPLLIEVEFPEAGLARVVLLGALIGSCARPVGGRLADRWGGARVTLWNFAVMAVGALGVVVSLRVHGYPLFLGSFLLLFVTAGIGNGSIYRMIPAVFAARSARLRQPPDPAGEQAAAARGRRDSAAALGITSAIGALGGFVVNRAFGTSVAATGTTGGALLVFAGFYLGCLGLTWLRYLRRGAATRSVPARVDLRV
- a CDS encoding anthranilate synthase family protein, whose protein sequence is MRPDTVRPDILQRVLAPQPPPAFALLYRPETTGRGTLEVLLGEVTTPATLDRIPLTGPGGPTGSTQDGARHEVLAVVPYRQIAERGFESTDDGSPLIAITVTEQATVELAEALARIPDTPIVLAGGHFDIDDDEYADIVRRVIADEIGRGEGANFVIKRSFVADITGYTPAAALTFFRRLVERETGAYWTFVVHTGERTFVGATPERHISLSDGVAVMNPISGTYRYPASGPTLPEVMDFLADRKETDELYMVVDEELKMMARICDSGGRVVGPYLKEMARLAHTEYFIEGRSDRDPREILRETMFAPTVTGSPLESAARVIGRYEPAGRGYYSGVVALIGRDGRGARTLDSSILIRTADIDRSGRLSIGVGATLVRHSDPACEVAETRAKAAGLLAALEADGPRSFADHPSVRAALERRNRSIADFWLAEGGSGSPHPEQLAGRRVLVIDAEDTFTSMIEHQLRSLGLEVAVRRFDEHYSFDGYDLVIAGPGPGDPRATDHPKIAHLRSAVLELLDQRRPFLAVCLSHQVLSSLLGFELVRRDVPNQGVQREIDLFGSRERVGFYNTFAAHSAREEAEAGRVGVIEVSRDPESGEVHALRGPHFASMQFHAESVLTQDGPRIVAGLITEVLHATAVSAG
- a CDS encoding molybdopterin oxidoreductase family protein is translated as MWLEPGPDGRTTVRPRALAIRPGGPPGRAALCQKGWTSVELLDSPERLRTPLVRRAGELLPASWDAAMDLIVRRIREIQRQAGPDAVAVFGGGGLTNEKAYALGKFARVALGSANIDYNGRFCMSSAAAAANRAFGLDRGMPFPLADVAEADAILLVGSNPAETMPPFTQHLVAGGALVVVDPRRTPTAEQAALHLQPTPGTDLALACGLLHIAIALGHLDEKYIARRTTGFDEVRRVVANYWPERVERITGVPLPDQRRAVQILAGAERAMVLTARGAEQHSKGTDTVSAFVNLALALGLPGTPGSGYASLTGQGNGQGGREHGQKADQLPGYRRIDDPAARRHIAEVWDVPEASLPGPGRSAYELLDSLGTPAGPRGLLVFGSNPAVSAPNARHIGERLRSLELLVVSDLVRSETAELADVVLPTTQWAEEDGTMTNLEGRVLRRRRMRPPPPGVRTDLEVIADLAARLGHAARFPAEPEAVFEELRRASRGGIADYSGVSYRRIEEEDGVYWPSPQPAEGTAPGGAGSAAGGTPRMFLDAFAHPDGRARFVPVEYRPAAEEPDEEYPLYLSTGRIMQHYQSGAQTRRVPTLLAGAPRPFVELHPDLAAGLGIEEGQPVRVVSRRGTARAEARLSTAIRRDTVFMPFHWSGPGRANTLVGSALDPQSRMPEFKVSAVRLEPVTCDK